One Oceanispirochaeta sp. DNA window includes the following coding sequences:
- a CDS encoding serine/threonine protein kinase has product MKSKGSDFESLNPQNIIDTVEGQTELSFLPLVQPLPSYINRVYELKSDDGDRFVVKFYRPDRWSDEAIQEEHDFMEDCGEMDIPLALPEYLKNEETIGKTKDGLSFALFPYKSGRLWEFREDEEQWYRLGQLVGRMHSAGDKVKALHRPRLHPGATFIKDCQDLLEQMPTRRAGEFESVVRNISDIITPMFDNVEELRIHGDFHCGNILDRMEEGLMIIDFDDMAMGPAVQDFWLLLPGHASACRKEFFMLLDGYQEFRSMESSSLGLVEPLRAMRMVYFLAWCGRQKNDFSFQKHYPGWGSDSFWEIEIRDLRNQYKEILDFNENT; this is encoded by the coding sequence ATGAAATCGAAGGGGAGTGATTTTGAATCTCTAAACCCGCAAAATATTATTGATACAGTTGAAGGTCAGACCGAATTGTCTTTCCTCCCTCTGGTCCAACCTCTTCCCAGTTATATCAATCGTGTTTATGAACTGAAGAGTGATGATGGGGATCGCTTTGTTGTTAAATTCTACAGACCTGACCGCTGGTCCGACGAGGCCATACAGGAAGAACATGATTTTATGGAAGACTGCGGTGAGATGGACATTCCTCTTGCTCTTCCTGAATATCTTAAAAATGAAGAAACCATAGGGAAAACTAAAGACGGCCTCAGTTTTGCCCTTTTTCCCTATAAAAGCGGACGGCTCTGGGAATTTAGAGAAGATGAAGAACAATGGTACCGCCTGGGGCAGCTTGTCGGTAGAATGCACAGCGCCGGAGATAAGGTAAAAGCTCTTCATCGGCCCCGACTCCATCCGGGAGCCACTTTTATCAAGGATTGCCAGGATCTTTTAGAACAGATGCCCACCCGCAGGGCCGGGGAGTTCGAGTCTGTAGTCAGAAATATTTCTGATATAATTACTCCCATGTTTGACAATGTGGAAGAGCTTCGTATCCACGGTGACTTTCACTGCGGCAATATACTGGACAGAATGGAAGAAGGGCTTATGATCATCGATTTTGATGATATGGCCATGGGGCCGGCGGTTCAGGATTTCTGGCTGCTCCTTCCCGGGCATGCCTCTGCCTGTCGAAAAGAGTTTTTCATGCTCCTTGATGGTTATCAGGAATTCCGCTCTATGGAGTCTTCCAGCCTGGGTCTGGTGGAGCCACTCAGGGCTATGCGTATGGTGTATTTTCTGGCTTGGTGCGGCCGGCAGAAAAATGATTTTAGTTTTCAGAAACACTATCCTGGTTGGGGGAGTGATTCTTTCTGGGAGATCGAAATTCGGGATCTGAGGAATCAGTACAAGGAAATCCTGGATTTTAATGAAAACACATGA
- a CDS encoding GGDEF domain-containing protein, with the protein MYLTIFGMIIACSLLYLVLFLSFRKIVSENVKKILLFSFIAVIEASLIFLTFLDLHFSYDISAYIIALMYTCTILWLLPRDFALLSGWTLFLMILSLLILNDSIGIEVYQVVQVFIFYGLSWVMFMSLNFMRTENFMNRATLEEQYTMLETESATDPLTGLYNRRHMKEALLREMARSDRSENPFCIALLDIDHFKTINDIYGHITGDEVLRELAGVLRNSVRLSDKVFRFGGEEFMLILPETKGAEALILGERIRTMIGSFSFSGVRKKITISMGISQSHKGLSLEQIMQRVDKRLYTAKHTGRNKVIWNPDTLGQE; encoded by the coding sequence ATGTACCTGACAATATTTGGTATGATTATAGCCTGCTCCCTATTATACCTTGTTCTCTTTTTATCCTTCAGAAAAATTGTTTCTGAGAATGTAAAAAAAATTCTTCTCTTCTCTTTTATCGCCGTCATAGAGGCGTCCCTGATTTTCCTGACCTTTCTGGATCTACACTTCAGCTATGATATTTCGGCTTATATTATTGCCTTGATGTATACATGTACTATCTTATGGCTTCTTCCCCGGGATTTTGCTCTCTTGTCCGGATGGACTCTCTTCCTGATGATCCTGTCATTGCTGATCCTCAACGACAGCATTGGTATTGAAGTCTATCAGGTCGTTCAGGTATTTATATTTTATGGCCTCAGCTGGGTGATGTTTATGAGCCTGAATTTTATGCGGACCGAAAATTTTATGAATAGAGCCACTCTGGAAGAGCAATACACTATGCTTGAGACCGAAAGTGCTACAGACCCTCTGACGGGGTTGTACAATAGAAGGCATATGAAAGAGGCGCTTTTAAGAGAGATGGCCCGCAGTGATCGTTCGGAGAATCCTTTCTGTATCGCCCTGTTGGATATCGATCATTTCAAGACTATAAATGATATCTATGGACATATTACGGGAGATGAAGTCCTTCGGGAACTGGCGGGGGTTCTCAGAAACTCGGTACGTCTTTCCGATAAGGTCTTCCGTTTTGGTGGTGAAGAATTTATGTTGATTCTTCCAGAGACCAAGGGAGCCGAGGCTCTGATCCTGGGAGAGAGAATCAGGACGATGATCGGGAGTTTCTCATTCAGCGGCGTCCGCAAAAAGATCACCATCAGCATGGGGATCTCCCAGAGTCACAAAGGCCTCTCTCTGGAGCAAATAATGCAGAGAGTGGATAAAAGGTTATATACGGCGAAACATACAGGCAGGAACAAGGTCATATGGAATCCCGATACATTGGGCCAGGAATAA